In Pyricularia oryzae 70-15 chromosome 2, whole genome shotgun sequence, one genomic interval encodes:
- a CDS encoding endoplasmic reticulum-Golgi intermediate compartment protein 3, translating into MAPKSRFTRLDAFTKTVEDARIRTTSGGIITIVSLIVVLYLAWGEWADYRRIDIHPELIVDKSRGDRMEIHLNITFPRVPCELLTLDVMDVSGEQQHGVQHGVIKVRLRPQSEGGGVIDAKTLALHAEDEAATHLDPNYCGGCYGAPAPANAKKAGCCNTCDEVREAYAQASWAFGRGENVEQCTREHYAERLDEQRHEGCQIAGSLRVNKVVGNFHLAPGRSFSNGNMHVHDLKNYWDTPVEGGHSFSHTIHSLRFGPQLPPSALEKLGNKDKNMPWTNHHINPLDGVIQTTVDPNFNYMYFVKIVPTSYLPLGWEKRTHLATMHDHGVGTYGYSGDGSVETHQYSVTSHKRSLAGGDDGEDGHKERMHSRGGIPGVFFSYDISPMKVINREVRTKTFAGFLTGLCAILGGTLTVAAAIDRMTFEGVTRIKKMQSKNL; encoded by the exons ATGGCGCCAAAGTCGAGGTTCACCAGGCTTGATGCCTTCACAAAGACGGTCGAGGATGCCCGCATCAGGACAACTTCGGGTGGAATCATCACCATCGTCTCACTGATCGTGGTCCTGTACCTGGCCTGGGGAGAATGGGCAGACTACCGCAGGATAGACATACACCCGGAGCTGATTGTTGACAAGAGCAGAG GAGACCGCATGGAAATCCACCTCAACATAACATTCCCAAGGGTGCCCTGCGAGCTCCTGACCCTCGATGTGATGGACGTCTCGGGCGAGCAACAACACGGCGTGCAGCACGGTGTCATCAAGGTCCGCCTCCGACCCCAGTCCGAAGGTGGCGGTGTCATCGACGCCAAGACCCTGGCTCTCCACGCCGAGGACGAGGCTGCTACGCATCTGGACCCCAACTACTGCGGCGGCTGCTACGGCGCCCCGGCCCCGGCCAACGCCAAGAAGGCCGGCTGTTGTAACACGTGTGACGAGGTGCGTGAGGCGTACGCCCAGGCATCGTGGGCCTTTGGCCGCGGCGAGAACGTCGAGCAATGCACGCGCGAGCACTACGCCGAGCGCCTGGACGAGCAGCGCCACGAGGGATGCCAGATCGCTGGCAGCCTGCGCGTCAACAAGGTCGTCGGCAACTTCCACCTCGCCCCCGGTCGCAGTTTCAGCAACGGCAACATGCACGTCCATGACCTCAAGAACTACTGGGACACTCCCGTTGAGGGCGGCCACTCGTTCAGCCACACCATCCACTCGCTGCGCTTCGGACCTCAGCTGCCGCCCTCCGCCCTCGAAAAGCTTGgcaacaaggacaagaacATGCCCTGGACGAACCACCATATCAACCCGCTCGACGGCGTCATCCAGACCACCGTGGACCCCAACTTCAACTACATGTACTTTGTCAAGATCGTCCCCACCTCGTACCTGCCGCTCGGCTGGGAGAAGAGGACCCACCTTGCCACCATGCATGACCACGGTGTTGGTACCTACGGCTACTCAGGCGATGGCAGCGTCGAGACGCACCAGTACTCGGTCACTAGCCACAAGAGGAGTCTGGCTGGTGGCGATGACGGCGAAGATGGCCACAAGGAGCGTATGCACTCTAGGGGTGGTATTCCGGGTGTATTCTTTTCATAC GATATCTCACCTATGAAGGTCATCAACCGCGAGGTCCGCACAAAGACCTTTGCGGGCTTCTTGACCGGTCTGTGTGCCATTCTCGGTGGTACCTTGACAGTCGCGGCCGCCATTGATCGTATGACGTTCGAGGGTGTCACGAGGATCAAGAAGATGCAGTCGAAGAACCTGTAG